The Pseudomonadota bacterium genome contains a region encoding:
- the pip gene encoding prolyl aminopeptidase has protein sequence MPAPYPNIEPYDFGMLEVGDGHRVYWEICGNPIGKPAIVLHGGPGSGCTAGARRTFDPSLYRIVLFDQRGCGRSAPHASDANADFSANTTGHLLADIELLRRHLAIDRWLVFGGSWGSTLALAYAERHPHQVSEIVLMSVATTTRREIDWITSGVGMLFPREWERFRDGVPAGERDGSLVEAYHRLLMAPDPALSEKAARDWCDWEMAIVAVHPNHTPHPRYQRPDFRLGFARLVTHYWRHDAWLEDGVLLRDLGRLSGIPGILIHGRLDLGSPLITPWTLAQNWPGSELIIVDDAGHDARDPGMVDHVVAATDRFATRR, from the coding sequence ATGCCTGCGCCGTATCCCAACATCGAACCCTACGACTTTGGCATGCTCGAGGTCGGCGATGGGCATCGCGTGTACTGGGAGATTTGCGGCAATCCGATCGGCAAGCCCGCGATCGTCCTGCATGGCGGGCCGGGCTCCGGATGTACCGCGGGAGCGCGCCGCACTTTCGATCCCAGCCTCTATCGGATCGTCCTTTTCGACCAGCGCGGATGCGGAAGAAGCGCCCCGCATGCCAGCGATGCGAATGCCGACTTCTCCGCCAACACCACCGGCCACCTGCTCGCCGACATCGAGTTGCTGCGCCGACATCTCGCCATCGATCGGTGGCTGGTCTTCGGCGGGTCCTGGGGATCCACGCTGGCGCTCGCTTACGCCGAACGGCATCCGCATCAAGTGAGCGAGATCGTGCTCATGAGCGTCGCCACGACGACGCGGCGGGAGATCGACTGGATCACCAGCGGCGTCGGCATGCTGTTTCCCAGGGAATGGGAACGGTTTCGTGACGGAGTCCCCGCAGGCGAGCGCGACGGCAGCTTGGTCGAGGCTTACCACCGCCTGCTCATGGCCCCCGACCCAGCCCTCAGCGAGAAGGCCGCCAGAGACTGGTGCGATTGGGAGATGGCCATCGTGGCGGTGCATCCAAACCACACGCCGCATCCTCGTTATCAGCGGCCCGACTTCCGGCTGGGTTTTGCGCGCCTCGTCACCCATTATTGGCGCCACGACGCCTGGCTCGAGGATGGCGTTCTCCTGCGTGATTTAGGCCGCCTTTCCGGCATTCCCGGCATCTTGATTCACGGCCGCCTCGATCTCGGAAGCCCACTCATCACCCCATGGACGCTCGCCCAGAATTGGCCCGGTAGCGAGCTCATCATCGTCGATGACGCCGGGCACGACGCGCGCGACCCGGGAATGGTGGACCACGTGGTCGCCGCCACCGATCGCTTCGCCACGCGCCGCTAG
- a CDS encoding ABC transporter substrate-binding protein has protein sequence MRRFDRRRFLASAGIAAGAFVLPRVALGQADNRPTVSIGVQQIATSANLEVVRERSNVGERVQAPIFENLIARNLQGALEPMPGLAESWRRIDTRTVELSLRKGVKFHNGEEMTADDVVFTFGSERMFGAGYVNNSSRTMFTTVLARDSVEGKALPAEVPAIAKRVWPSLERVEAVDRYTVRFINRTPDVTLEGRIGSPASEIISRRGFEEAKTWVEWSRKPVATGPYKVREFKPDELLVLDAHDEYWGGRPPIKTLRFVVVPEVASRINGLLSGQFEFICDVPPDQIQSLEQNPKFEVQGGLVTNHRMTVFDKHYPQLADPRVRQAISHAIDRQAIVDSLWAGRTRVPPGLQWEFYGPLFIEGWTVPEFDPKRARDLLRAANYKGDPIPFRVLNNYYTNQVGTAQILVEMWRSVGLNVEIEMRENWQQIFENNGRRAIRDWSNSAFFPDPIGSLVGQHGPQGQQQQSQEWTNEEMNKIAAEFETEIDIAKRKAMFKRMLEICEREDPAFTVLHQTATFTAKRKDIQWKVAPAFQVDFRAHNFRWARS, from the coding sequence ATGCGCCGCTTCGATCGCCGCCGCTTCCTGGCGAGTGCCGGCATTGCCGCCGGCGCTTTCGTCTTGCCGCGTGTCGCCTTGGGCCAGGCGGATAACCGCCCGACGGTCTCCATCGGCGTGCAGCAGATCGCGACCAGCGCCAACCTCGAGGTCGTGCGCGAACGCTCAAACGTCGGCGAGCGCGTGCAGGCGCCGATCTTCGAGAACCTCATCGCCCGCAACCTCCAGGGTGCCTTGGAGCCGATGCCGGGCCTGGCCGAGAGCTGGCGACGGATCGACACGCGCACGGTGGAGCTGTCGCTGCGCAAAGGGGTCAAGTTCCATAACGGCGAGGAAATGACCGCCGACGACGTGGTCTTCACCTTCGGGTCCGAACGCATGTTCGGCGCCGGGTATGTGAACAACTCAAGCCGCACGATGTTCACCACGGTTCTCGCCCGCGACAGCGTCGAGGGCAAGGCGCTGCCCGCCGAGGTGCCGGCGATCGCCAAGCGCGTCTGGCCGTCCTTGGAGCGGGTCGAGGCGGTCGACCGCTACACCGTGCGCTTCATCAACCGCACGCCCGACGTGACCCTCGAAGGCCGGATCGGCAGCCCGGCCAGCGAGATCATCAGCCGGCGCGGCTTCGAGGAGGCGAAGACCTGGGTCGAGTGGTCGCGCAAGCCGGTCGCGACCGGGCCCTACAAGGTGCGCGAGTTCAAGCCGGACGAGCTCCTCGTCCTCGACGCGCATGACGAGTATTGGGGCGGCCGGCCGCCGATCAAGACGCTGCGTTTCGTCGTCGTCCCCGAGGTCGCGAGCCGCATCAACGGCCTCTTGAGCGGCCAGTTCGAGTTCATTTGCGACGTGCCCCCCGACCAGATCCAGAGCCTCGAGCAGAACCCCAAATTCGAGGTCCAGGGCGGGCTCGTCACCAACCACAGGATGACCGTCTTCGACAAGCATTACCCGCAGCTCGCCGATCCGCGCGTGCGTCAGGCGATCAGCCATGCAATCGACCGCCAGGCGATCGTCGACAGTCTCTGGGCCGGCCGCACCCGGGTCCCGCCCGGCCTGCAGTGGGAGTTCTACGGCCCCTTGTTCATCGAGGGTTGGACGGTGCCGGAGTTCGACCCGAAAAGGGCGCGAGACCTGCTGCGTGCAGCCAACTACAAGGGCGACCCGATCCCGTTTCGCGTGCTCAACAATTACTACACGAACCAAGTCGGCACCGCGCAGATCCTGGTCGAGATGTGGCGCAGCGTCGGCCTCAACGTTGAAATCGAGATGCGCGAGAATTGGCAGCAGATCTTCGAGAACAATGGCCGGCGCGCGATCCGCGACTGGTCGAACAGTGCCTTCTTCCCAGACCCGATCGGCTCGCTCGTCGGTCAGCACGGGCCGCAGGGCCAGCAGCAGCAGTCGCAGGAATGGACGAACGAGGAGATGAACAAGATCGCCGCCGAGTTCGAGACCGAGATCGACATCGCCAAGCGCAAGGCGATGTTCAAGCGCATGCTCGAGATCTGCGAGCGCGAAGACCCGGCCTTCACCGTGCTGCATCAGACCGCGACCTTCACCGCCAAGCGCAAGGACATCCAGTGGAAGGTGGCGCCGGCCTTCCAGGTCGACTTCCGCGCGCATAATTTCCGCTGGGCGCGGAGCTGA
- a CDS encoding ABC transporter ATP-binding protein, whose protein sequence is MAEPLVEIRGLTVDFDTGKRVVRALHGIDLAIAKGETIGLVGESGCGKSITWLAALGLLGSKARIGGTVMMAGKNLVGAPTAKLEAVRGRQVAMIFQDPASSLNPVHRIGRQLGEALGLGRGIDGAAQQAEARRLLERVGIADAARRLGDYPHELSGGMNQRVMIAIALALEPQLLIADEPTTALDATIQAQILELLGEVRRETGMAMVLISHDLGVVAENTERVCVMYAGRIVEDAPIDRIFAAAAHPYTAGLLAALPELTGPRRRLAAIPGVVPEPWNLPVGCSFAPRCGHAIAACEAAVPGAQALALGHHVACIRAGDLGRTADAHRGGE, encoded by the coding sequence ATGGCGGAGCCGCTAGTCGAGATCCGTGGGCTGACCGTCGATTTCGACACCGGCAAGCGTGTCGTGCGCGCCCTGCACGGGATCGACCTCGCCATCGCCAAGGGCGAGACGATCGGTCTCGTCGGCGAGTCCGGCTGCGGCAAGAGCATCACCTGGTTGGCGGCGCTCGGCTTGCTGGGCTCGAAGGCGCGGATCGGCGGCACGGTGATGATGGCGGGGAAAAACCTCGTCGGCGCCCCCACCGCCAAGCTCGAGGCGGTGCGCGGCCGGCAGGTCGCGATGATCTTTCAGGACCCTGCGAGCAGCCTCAATCCGGTGCATCGCATCGGCCGCCAGCTCGGCGAGGCCTTGGGCCTCGGCCGCGGCATCGACGGCGCTGCGCAGCAGGCGGAGGCGCGTAGGCTGCTGGAGCGCGTCGGCATCGCCGATGCCGCAAGGCGTCTCGGCGACTATCCGCACGAGCTCTCGGGCGGCATGAACCAGCGGGTGATGATCGCGATCGCTCTCGCTCTGGAGCCGCAGCTCCTGATCGCCGACGAGCCGACGACGGCGCTCGATGCGACCATCCAAGCGCAGATCCTGGAACTCCTCGGCGAGGTCCGGCGCGAGACCGGGATGGCGATGGTGCTGATCTCGCACGATCTCGGCGTCGTCGCCGAGAACACCGAACGCGTCTGCGTCATGTATGCCGGCCGGATCGTCGAGGACGCGCCCATCGACCGGATCTTCGCCGCCGCCGCCCATCCCTACACCGCGGGGCTGCTGGCAGCGCTTCCGGAGCTCACCGGACCGCGCCGGCGGCTCGCGGCGATCCCCGGGGTCGTGCCGGAGCCGTGGAACCTCCCCGTGGGCTGCAGCTTCGCGCCGCGCTGCGGCCACGCGATCGCGGCCTGCGAGGCGGCCGTGCCGGGGGCGCAGGCGCTCGCTCTGGGCCACCACGTCGCCTGCATCCGCGCCGGCGACCTGGGGCGCACTGCCGACGCGCATCGAGGTGGGGAATGA
- a CDS encoding ATP-binding cassette domain-containing protein, whose amino-acid sequence MTAPLLEACGLTRHYTVRRGRWPFGREVPLSAVDGIAFALEPGRTLGLVGESGCGKTTTAKLVLGLIEPSAGEIRLAGELLPPAGSREWRGLRRRMQMVYQDPLGALDRRVAVGRQVMEPLAIHGGGTEGARRQRALEVMASVGLEPHHFDRYPHELSGGQRQRIVIARALVLDPRLLVLDEPVSALDVSIQAQVVNLLQDLQAELGLAYLFISHDLRMIRQISHEVAVMYLGRIVEQGDPDLLFAAPAHPYTVALVSAIPVPRGAGRQRLILAGDPPNPIDRPPGCAFHTRCPLAVQRCRSEAPALRVLADGRRVACHLAGDGSAGKAAGLTGIEGR is encoded by the coding sequence ATGACGGCCCCGCTGCTCGAAGCCTGCGGCCTCACCCGGCATTACACGGTGCGGCGCGGCCGCTGGCCATTCGGCCGCGAGGTGCCGCTCAGCGCCGTCGATGGCATCGCCTTCGCGCTCGAGCCCGGCCGCACCCTCGGCCTCGTCGGCGAGTCCGGTTGCGGCAAGACGACGACGGCGAAGCTGGTGCTGGGATTGATCGAGCCCAGCGCCGGCGAGATCCGCCTCGCGGGCGAGCTTCTCCCCCCGGCCGGCTCCAGGGAATGGCGTGGCCTCAGGCGCCGGATGCAGATGGTCTACCAGGATCCGCTCGGCGCCCTCGACCGGCGCGTCGCGGTCGGCCGGCAGGTGATGGAGCCGCTGGCGATCCACGGCGGCGGCACTGAAGGCGCGCGTCGCCAGCGGGCGCTCGAGGTGATGGCCTCGGTCGGCCTCGAGCCGCATCATTTCGACCGCTATCCCCATGAGCTCTCGGGCGGGCAGCGGCAGCGGATCGTCATCGCCCGCGCGCTCGTGCTCGATCCGCGCCTCTTGGTCTTGGATGAACCGGTCTCGGCCCTCGACGTTTCGATCCAGGCGCAGGTCGTCAACCTCTTGCAGGATCTCCAGGCGGAGCTCGGCCTCGCCTACCTCTTCATCAGCCACGACCTTCGGATGATTCGCCAGATCAGCCACGAGGTTGCGGTGATGTATCTCGGCCGGATCGTCGAGCAGGGGGATCCCGACCTGCTCTTCGCAGCGCCGGCGCATCCCTACACGGTGGCGCTGGTGTCCGCGATCCCGGTTCCGAGAGGGGCAGGCCGGCAGCGGCTGATCCTGGCGGGCGACCCGCCGAACCCGATCGACCGGCCGCCCGGCTGCGCCTTCCACACCCGCTGCCCGCTCGCCGTGCAGCGCTGCCGGTCGGAGGCGCCGGCCTTGCGCGTGCTGGCGGACGGTCGGCGCGTCGCCTGCCACCTCGCCGGGGACGGATCGGCCGGCAAAGCGGCCGGCTTGACCGGGATCGAAGGCCGATGA
- a CDS encoding ABC transporter permease, giving the protein MTRYLVERLLRALLTIFLVITFAFFVLRSSGDPALLILSVDAPPEAIEAFRRSWGLDRSLWVQYLHYVVNALTGDLGTSMRDGRPALALVLERVPATLAITVPALLLKLGIGIPAGIHAALHRNSFTDRMTMLLSVAGFTVPSFVLALLLVLIFSVTLGWLPSSGSDGLANAVLPIVTLGTAGAAILARFTRSAMLEVLGQPYIRAASAKGLTWRRVVTDHALPNAAIPTTTIIGFMVGSLIAGAVVVESVFAWPGVGRLLVVSVSNRDLAVVQTILLFVAATMVLSNIIVDIVYGWIDPRMRSSRRVGR; this is encoded by the coding sequence ATGACCCGCTATCTCGTCGAGCGTCTGCTGCGCGCGCTCCTCACCATCTTCCTCGTCATCACCTTCGCCTTTTTCGTGCTGCGCAGCTCGGGCGATCCTGCCCTCCTCATCCTCTCGGTCGACGCGCCGCCCGAGGCGATCGAGGCCTTCCGCCGCTCCTGGGGCCTCGACCGCAGCCTTTGGGTGCAATATCTGCACTACGTCGTGAACGCGCTCACCGGCGACCTCGGCACCTCGATGCGCGATGGCCGCCCGGCGCTGGCACTGGTGCTGGAGCGCGTTCCCGCCACGCTCGCCATCACCGTTCCCGCGCTGTTGCTCAAGCTCGGCATCGGCATACCGGCCGGCATCCATGCGGCGCTCCATCGGAACTCCTTCACCGACCGGATGACGATGCTGCTGTCGGTGGCGGGCTTCACCGTGCCGAGCTTCGTGCTGGCGCTGCTGCTGGTGCTGATCTTCTCCGTGACGCTCGGCTGGCTGCCGTCGAGCGGCAGCGATGGCCTCGCCAATGCGGTCCTGCCGATCGTCACCCTCGGCACCGCCGGTGCGGCGATTCTTGCCCGCTTCACCCGCTCGGCCATGCTGGAGGTGCTGGGTCAGCCCTATATTCGCGCCGCTTCGGCGAAGGGGCTCACCTGGCGGCGGGTGGTGACCGACCATGCGCTGCCCAATGCTGCGATCCCGACCACCACCATCATCGGCTTCATGGTCGGGAGCTTGATCGCCGGGGCGGTCGTCGTCGAGAGCGTCTTTGCTTGGCCCGGCGTCGGCCGGCTTCTCGTCGTCTCGGTCAGCAACCGCGATCTTGCCGTGGTGCAGACGATCCTGCTCTTCGTTGCCGCGACCATGGTCCTCTCCAACATCATCGTCGATATCGTCTATGGCTGGATCGATCCCAGGATGAGGAGCAGCCGGCGTGTCGGTCGGTGA
- a CDS encoding ABC transporter permease, whose translation MVVVAFGADLLVPYSFTAVDLRARLAPPILFGGTSMHPLGTDELGRDVLSRLIISIRMSLLIAFFGTMIAATLGTSLGFVAAHFRGKTEALILMLVDFQASIPFLIIALAVLAFFGNSLGLFVVLMGLNSWERYARIARGLTIGANEQGYAAAVRQLGASPLRVYGLHVLPNIASTLVVSMTLTFPETILLESGLSFLGLGIQPPLSSLGNMVGYGREYLTRAPWIMLAPSSIIVLTTLTISIVGDWLRDRLDPTLR comes from the coding sequence ATGGTCGTCGTCGCCTTCGGCGCCGATCTCCTCGTCCCTTATTCCTTCACCGCAGTCGACCTTCGGGCCCGTCTGGCGCCGCCGATCCTCTTCGGCGGCACCTCGATGCATCCTCTCGGCACCGACGAGCTCGGCCGTGACGTCCTCTCGCGGCTCATAATCTCGATCCGGATGAGCCTTCTCATCGCCTTCTTCGGCACGATGATCGCGGCCACCCTCGGCACGAGTCTCGGTTTCGTGGCCGCGCATTTTCGCGGCAAGACCGAGGCGCTCATCCTGATGCTGGTCGACTTCCAGGCGAGCATCCCGTTCCTGATCATCGCCCTAGCCGTGCTCGCCTTCTTCGGCAACAGCCTCGGTCTGTTCGTCGTCCTCATGGGCTTGAACAGCTGGGAGCGCTACGCCCGGATCGCGCGCGGCCTCACCATCGGCGCCAACGAGCAGGGCTATGCCGCCGCGGTCCGCCAGCTCGGTGCCTCGCCGCTCCGCGTCTATGGGCTGCACGTGCTGCCCAACATCGCCTCGACCCTGGTCGTCTCGATGACCCTGACCTTCCCCGAGACGATCCTTCTCGAGAGCGGCCTTTCCTTCCTCGGCCTCGGCATCCAGCCGCCGCTGAGCTCGCTCGGCAACATGGTCGGTTACGGTCGCGAATACCTGACCCGGGCACCCTGGATCATGCTGGCGCCAAGCTCGATCATCGTCCTCACCACGCTTACGATCAGCATCGTGGGCGACTGGCTCCGCGATCGCCTCGACCCGACCCTGCGCTGA
- a CDS encoding glycerophosphodiester phosphodiesterase: MTDIVSHRGGALLWPENSRIAFEATAKLPVEQVEFDVHPSRDGRLVFFHDETLERTTDGTGPVSAREWSELATLILKGTGGQRMLLLEEVIEIFRMTEIALRLEIKPGPGRVPYPDLPGRIVATLAREGMLARTVITSFQIETVVEARLHGVPMRHVWLATPAMQVDLGLAGVIEAARRHEVPMLGLRHTMLDVSTVAAVRAAGLGVGGWGCNDASAISHALELGLDAFTTDRPDLALELRARRMGGRAG, encoded by the coding sequence ATGACCGATATCGTCTCACACCGCGGCGGTGCGCTGCTTTGGCCGGAAAACAGCCGGATCGCCTTCGAGGCGACGGCGAAGCTGCCGGTTGAGCAGGTCGAGTTCGACGTTCACCCCTCGCGGGACGGCCGTCTCGTCTTCTTCCACGACGAGACCTTGGAGCGCACCACCGACGGAACCGGCCCGGTCAGCGCTCGCGAATGGTCGGAGCTGGCCACGCTCATCCTCAAGGGAACCGGCGGGCAGCGCATGCTGCTGCTCGAGGAGGTGATCGAGATCTTCCGAATGACGGAGATCGCGCTCCGGCTCGAGATCAAGCCCGGCCCCGGGCGGGTTCCCTACCCCGACCTGCCGGGCCGCATCGTCGCCACTCTCGCGCGCGAGGGCATGCTCGCCCGCACGGTGATCACCTCATTCCAAATCGAGACCGTCGTCGAGGCGCGCCTGCATGGCGTCCCGATGCGTCATGTCTGGCTGGCGACGCCGGCGATGCAGGTCGATCTCGGCCTCGCCGGCGTCATCGAGGCCGCTCGCCGGCACGAGGTGCCGATGCTGGGACTCCGCCACACCATGCTCGATGTCTCGACGGTTGCCGCGGTGCGCGCAGCCGGGCTCGGCGTCGGCGGCTGGGGCTGCAACGACGCCTCGGCGATTTCCCACGCGCTCGAGCTCGGCCTCGACGCCTTCACCACCGATCGGCCGGACCTTGCCCTCGAGCTGCGCGCCCGCCGCATGGGCGGGCGGGCCGGGTGA
- a CDS encoding TIM barrel protein: protein MSPTAKSPFTLAVSAEMIFRSLPIVERVRRIAELGFEVEIWDWTKHDIAELARTGATFSSMTGYVAGTLADPEGADELVRTAKQSIPIAKELGIPRLNLHGTGLDGKGLPVKPAHLVTGAMWLTALDTLRRIADLGEAAGVTFVLENLNTAVDHPGVPFAKAADCLALVAAVDRPALRLMLDLYHAQIGEGNLTQLVRQAAPYIGEIQVADVPGRCEPGTGEINYKAIARTLGEIGYRGPIGLEAYASGDDELALARFRQAFTL, encoded by the coding sequence ATGTCGCCGACCGCAAAATCTCCATTCACGCTGGCCGTCTCGGCCGAGATGATCTTTCGAAGCCTGCCGATCGTCGAGCGCGTCCGGCGCATTGCCGAGCTGGGCTTCGAGGTCGAGATCTGGGATTGGACCAAGCACGACATCGCAGAGCTCGCCCGGACCGGCGCCACGTTCTCTTCGATGACCGGCTATGTCGCCGGCACGCTCGCCGACCCTGAGGGTGCCGACGAACTGGTGCGAACCGCGAAGCAATCCATTCCGATCGCCAAGGAGCTCGGCATCCCGCGCCTCAATCTCCACGGCACCGGGCTGGACGGCAAGGGGCTGCCGGTCAAGCCGGCGCATCTTGTAACGGGCGCCATGTGGCTGACGGCGCTGGATACGCTCCGCCGGATCGCCGATCTCGGCGAGGCGGCCGGCGTCACCTTCGTGCTCGAAAACCTCAATACCGCGGTCGACCACCCCGGCGTGCCCTTCGCCAAGGCGGCGGACTGCCTGGCGCTGGTGGCCGCCGTCGACCGCCCGGCCCTTAGGCTGATGCTCGACCTCTATCATGCGCAGATCGGCGAAGGAAACCTGACCCAGCTCGTACGCCAGGCGGCACCCTATATCGGCGAGATTCAGGTCGCCGACGTGCCCGGAAGATGCGAGCCGGGGACCGGAGAGATCAATTACAAGGCCATCGCCAGGACGCTGGGCGAAATCGGATACCGCGGCCCGATCGGGCTCGAGGCCTACGCCTCCGGCGACGATGAACTGGCGCTCGCCCGGTTCCGCCAAGCCTTCACGCTCTAG
- a CDS encoding winged helix DNA-binding protein yields MSNRGDLPLEITHMVRDACLCLHIQRAARAVARRFDEALRPLDLTNGQFSLLMSLNRAEAASMGSVSALLAMDRTTLTANLKPLERRGLVKVTVDRADKRSRRLTLTPSGRALLVTAVPVWKREHAAAERLLGRSSPDRLRADLRALS; encoded by the coding sequence ATGTCAAATCGTGGTGATCTGCCCCTCGAAATCACCCACATGGTGCGCGACGCCTGTCTCTGCCTGCACATCCAGCGGGCGGCGCGGGCGGTGGCGCGGCGGTTCGACGAGGCCTTGAGGCCGCTGGATCTCACCAACGGGCAGTTCTCGCTGTTGATGTCGCTCAATCGCGCCGAGGCGGCCAGCATGGGCAGCGTTTCGGCCCTCCTCGCCATGGACCGCACCACGCTGACCGCCAATCTGAAGCCGCTCGAGCGCCGCGGCCTGGTCAAGGTGACGGTCGACCGGGCAGACAAGCGCAGCCGCCGCCTGACGCTGACCCCTTCCGGCCGGGCTCTGCTGGTCACGGCCGTGCCGGTGTGGAAGCGGGAGCACGCGGCCGCCGAACGCCTGCTTGGCCGGTCGAGTCCCGATCGCCTGCGCGCCGATCTCCGCGCCCTTTCCTGA
- a CDS encoding VOC family protein, protein MHVQPYLFFDGRCDEALEFYRKALGAEVLMLMRFKESPEPHPPGMIPPGAGDKVMHSCFRIGDTQVMASDGCCLGKPNFQGFSLSITAANEAEADRLFASLAEGGQVRMPLAKTFFSPRFGMVADRFGVTWMIIVAQAEPVSTARKERSPVAATA, encoded by the coding sequence ATGCACGTCCAACCCTACCTGTTCTTCGACGGTCGCTGCGACGAGGCGCTCGAATTCTACCGCAAGGCCCTCGGCGCCGAGGTCTTGATGCTGATGCGGTTCAAGGAGAGCCCCGAGCCCCATCCGCCCGGCATGATCCCGCCCGGCGCGGGGGACAAGGTGATGCATAGCTGCTTTCGCATCGGCGATACGCAGGTAATGGCATCCGACGGATGTTGCCTCGGGAAGCCGAACTTTCAGGGCTTCTCGCTGTCGATCACGGCGGCGAATGAGGCCGAGGCCGATCGGCTGTTCGCCTCCCTGGCCGAGGGCGGGCAGGTGCGGATGCCGTTGGCCAAGACCTTCTTCTCGCCGCGCTTCGGCATGGTCGCCGACCGCTTCGGCGTGACCTGGATGATCATCGTGGCCCAGGCAGAACCGGTCTCGACCGCAAGGAAAGAGCGCTCTCCGGTGGCAGCGACAGCTTGA
- a CDS encoding DoxX family protein: MIWTGRIMSGLVILFLIFDGVTKLIKIDPVVEAFAQLGYPDSLALPIGIIVLACAALYANPQTAILGAILLTGLLGGAIASHVRVGDPIFTHVLFGAYLGVLAWGGLYLRDEKLRALLSLRH, encoded by the coding sequence ATGATTTGGACCGGCCGCATCATGAGCGGCCTGGTCATCCTGTTCCTCATCTTCGACGGCGTCACAAAGTTGATAAAGATCGATCCCGTGGTGGAAGCCTTCGCGCAGCTCGGCTATCCCGATAGCCTGGCTCTCCCGATCGGGATCATCGTGCTCGCTTGCGCGGCTCTCTATGCGAATCCGCAAACCGCCATTCTCGGCGCGATCCTGCTGACCGGCTTGCTCGGTGGCGCAATCGCCAGCCATGTGCGCGTCGGCGACCCGATCTTCACCCATGTCCTCTTCGGGGCTTATCTCGGTGTGCTCGCCTGGGGCGGACTCTACCTGCGCGACGAAAAACTGCGCGCGCTTCTCTCTCTGCGACACTAA
- a CDS encoding SDR family oxidoreductase, whose amino-acid sequence MDLDLNGKTVIVTGGSKGIGLACARQFLAEGGRVGIVSRAKANVDRALAALEGAVGVVADLSRPEEALAMVETMEERLGPIHVLVNSAGAARRTPPEELTPATWRAAMDAKYFSYINVIDPVVKRMAKRGAGVIVNVIGNGGKIASPTHIAGGAANAALMLATAGLGATYAKSGIRVVAVNPGLTNTERVSEGLKAEARLGGIGEDEALKRSLQRIAIGRMAEPEEIASAVVFLASARASYITGVTISMDGATAPIVV is encoded by the coding sequence ATGGACCTCGATCTCAACGGCAAGACCGTCATCGTCACCGGCGGCTCCAAGGGCATTGGCCTCGCCTGCGCGCGCCAGTTCCTGGCCGAGGGCGGCCGCGTCGGCATCGTTTCCCGCGCCAAGGCCAATGTCGATCGCGCGCTGGCCGCGCTCGAGGGCGCCGTCGGCGTCGTCGCCGATCTCAGCCGGCCCGAGGAGGCGCTTGCCATGGTCGAGACCATGGAAGAGAGGCTCGGACCCATCCATGTGCTCGTCAACTCCGCTGGAGCGGCTCGGCGCACACCCCCCGAGGAGCTGACCCCGGCGACATGGAGGGCGGCCATGGACGCGAAGTATTTCTCCTACATCAACGTCATCGATCCCGTGGTGAAGCGCATGGCCAAGCGCGGCGCGGGGGTGATCGTCAACGTGATCGGCAATGGCGGCAAGATCGCCTCGCCGACCCACATCGCCGGCGGGGCGGCGAACGCCGCCTTGATGCTGGCGACCGCCGGGCTGGGCGCCACCTATGCCAAGAGCGGCATCCGGGTGGTCGCGGTCAATCCCGGGCTCACCAACACCGAGCGGGTGAGCGAAGGCCTGAAGGCCGAAGCCCGGCTCGGCGGGATCGGCGAGGATGAGGCCCTCAAGCGGAGCCTGCAGCGCATCGCCATCGGTCGCATGGCAGAGCCCGAGGAGATCGCCAGCGCGGTCGTATTCCTCGCTTCGGCCCGGGCGAGCTACATCACCGGAGTCACCATCAGCATGGACGGCGCCACGGCGCCCATCGTCGTCTGA